One stretch of Prunus persica cultivar Lovell chromosome G1, Prunus_persica_NCBIv2, whole genome shotgun sequence DNA includes these proteins:
- the LOC109949803 gene encoding uncharacterized protein LOC109949803 yields MDRYYKRKFSSTTSSLDNVGSSSLRDVGILRDVVGSSKESELQDVLANLPANPGLQPQLLDYDPNIRDEIFVEARSSFHGNKESDTPNNKGNNVELLQFLVDHDEKVKAVVLENALGNLKLIAPTIQKDLVNTCATETIKKIIKDMNGAFFSLLVDESRYISVKKQMGVVFRYVDKKGDVIERFVSIQHVSDTISNSLKEAIYTLFSREELSTSLLRGQGYDGASKMKGEFNGHKTQILRENPCAYYIHYFAHQLQLALVAMAKGNADVATFFTSCDSLVNIVGASSTIDLSQALQRKDQDIGNAMSLVKDCTTNMRDNGFEALLDQVSSFCGKHDIEVPNVDDAYVANWRSHRKAPRITKIHHYRMDIFIQIIEWQLAELNHRSSEVNTELLLCLACLNSNDSFIAFDKQKLLRFAKFYPQEFTPRDLLALEDQLGIYIHHMCTRSDFSQLKGIGSLARKMVEK; encoded by the exons ATGGATCGATATTATAAGAGAAAGTTTTCATCAACTACTTCTAGTTTGGATAATGTGGGTAGTTCAAGTTTAAGAGATGTGGGTATTTTGAGAGATGTGGTGGGTAGTTCGAAAGAAAGTGAGTTGCAAGATGTCTTGGCTAATCTTCCTGCAAACCCTGGACTTCAGCCTCAATTGTTGGATTATGATCCTAACATTCGAGATGAA ATTTTTGTTGAAGCAAGGTCTTCTTTTCATGGTAATAAAGAGAGTGACACTCCAAACAACAAGGGGAATAATGTAGAACTCTTACAATTTCTTGTTGATCATGATGAGAAAGTTAAGGCTGTTGTGTTGGAAAATGCTCTAGGGAATCTCAAGCTAATAGCTCCAACAATTCAAAAAGATCTTGTGAATACTTGTGCAACTGAAACTATTAAGAAGATCATTAAGGATATGAATGgtgccttcttttctttattagtTGATGAATCACGTTATATATCAGTTAAAAAACAAATGGGGGTGGTGTTTCGTTATGTGGACAAAAAGGGGGATGTAATTGAAAGGTTTGTGAGCATTCAACATGTTAGTGATACTATATCAAACTCACTGAAAGAGGCTATTTACACATTGTTTTCAAGAGAAGAATTGAGCACTTCCTTGCTAAGAGGACAAGGATATGATGGAGCTAGTAAGATGAAGGGCGAGTTCAATGGTCATAAAACACAGATTTTAAGAGAAAATCCTTGTGCCTATTATATTCATTATTTTGCACATCAACTTCAATTAGCTCTTGTGGCCATGGCAAAAGGAAACGCCGATGTTGCTACTTTCTTCACATCTTGTGATAGCTTggttaatattgttggagCATCGT CCACAATTGATTTGTCACAAGCATTACAAAGGAAAGACCAAGATATTGGGAATGCAATGTCTTTAGTCAAAGATTGCACTACAAATATGAGAGATAATGGATTTGAAGCCTTGCTTGATCAAGTATCTTCCTTTTGTGGCAAACATGATATTGAGGTTCCAAACGTGGATGATGCATATGTAGCTAATTGGAGATCACATCGCAAAGCTCCTAGAATAACAAAAATCCATCATTATCGTATGGACATCTTCATTCAAATCATTGAGTGGCAACTTGCGGAGTTAAATCATCGCTCTAGTGAGGTAAATACTGAGTTGCTTCTTTGTTTGGCATGTTTGAATTCGAATGATTCATTCATAGCTTTTGACAAACAAAAGCTTCTTCGTTTTGCTAAATTTTATCCTCAAGAATTTACTCCCCGAGACCTCTTGGCacttgaagatcaacttgGGATTTATATTCATCATATGTGTACAAGAAgtgatttttctcaattgaAAGGGATCGGCAGCCTTGCAAGAAAAATGGTGGAGAAATGA